The Montipora capricornis isolate CH-2021 chromosome 3, ASM3666992v2, whole genome shotgun sequence genome window below encodes:
- the LOC138042703 gene encoding ras-related and estrogen-regulated growth inhibitor-like isoform X1, with protein MNSLVPAEARFLVLGSKAVGKSALLVRFLTKRFIGEYQSLMQVTYNHTIKLDDEDLTFDIRDSLEKGDTRQVSKDIRWADAFLVVYAVTDRNSFNNAIQLVESIYDRKGTDELHIALLGNKMDLEHFRKVSTMEGQSAAEQLGCMFFEVSASENYNNVQEALNVVFRKVSRHKKFLKQANEKRKSTHPQIEKKKQKFGNSLFNWKTERKRSPRRAETL; from the exons ATGAATTCCCTTGTGCCCGCTGAAGCAAGATTTCTGGTTCTTGGGAGTAAGGCTGTGGGAAAATCAG CATTACTAGTTCGTTTCTTGACAAAAAGATTTATTGGGGAGTATCAATCTCTGATGC AGGTAACTTACAATCACACCATCAAGCTGGATGATGAGGATCTAACATTTGACATACGTGACTCCCTTGAAAAG GGAGACACTCGTCAAGTTAGCAAGGATATCAGATGGGCTGATGCTTTTCTTGTCGTTTACGCGGTCACCGATAGAAACAGTTTCAACAATGCTATACAACTGGTGGAGTCAATATACGATAGAAAGGGCACAGATGAATTGCATATTGCCTTACTGGGGAATAAGATGGACTTGGAGCACTTTAGAAAAG tGTCTACAATGGAAGGCCAGTCAGCCGCCGAACAGCTTGGTTgcatgttctttgaagtttcTGCCTCGGAGAATTACAATAATGTCCAAGAAGCTCTGAACGTGGTTTTCCGTAAAGTGTCGCGTCACaagaaattcttgaaacaaGCAAACGAAAAACGGAAGAGCACCCATCCACAGATAgagaaaaagaagcaaaaatttGGAAATTCTCTATTTAACTGGAAAACCGAGAGAAAAAGGAGTCCAAGGAGGGCAGAAACGTTATGA
- the LOC138041246 gene encoding uncharacterized protein, which yields MTLAFKFVFVVLLELYFFVEYDLAPLLYVKPIPQAEIRILGTVDSPLRLERSTSVVTKSPALNSSVIETAEAKDIAQKSKGSVEESKRDVGREEILADNGNKREKRKNKDKKSVGEERNDKPNVRNIRPRKTPVHSRETELKWPSGTYGLPKSVDGCPSADGFEWKTGYRFHDTEDDGTENQHSDSFHLAGEFSDVGIRHEFCIKTSEDGGGRWPDGKYCIYKKGLDCPSGLEEGFVIWDDENKDNKNSKRGELPEGLFNEDTKIFFCCSTSGSSGKEITLPNKSPFLLFAYESILCQKVKGMNVITEFIKFDDEDRGNIDYEGGEYPYGIHRDEKDHMFFLCYYTPNNKNRTVVPVPKGKATSTKYVVKAKVKQQKNAKQDKQVDKLEELEKLRNSEKMMDEFLASTAPHNKETNKNERTKTIIKTIRVPEHENTTSIVVTTAGIVLGIVILGVVVGVVVIKHVRTNQEGIKMDSLDEQTYTASISSQRGSFTTSEDEVELTEADFEDELVEDQYLPSDSELKSGLELMFLKQQRHYWTRKKNP from the exons ATGACTCTTGCcttcaagtttgtttttgtggtATTATTGGAGCTCTATTTCTTTGTGGAATATGACCTAG CACCACTTCTTTACGTAAAGCCCATACCGCAAGCTGAAATCCGTATACTAGGCACTGTTGACAGCCCGCTTCGATTGGAAAGAAGTACTTCAGTAGTCACTAAATCGCCAGCACTGAATTCAAGCGTAATCGAGACAGCCGAAGCTAAAGACATCGCACAGAAATCAAAGGGAAGTGTTGAAGAGAGCAAGAGAGATGTTGGCCGCGAGGAAATCTTGGCTGATAACGGcaacaaaagggaaaaaagaaaaaacaaggatAAAAAAAGCGTCGGAGAGGAAAGAAACGACAAGCCAAATGTCAGAAATATCAGACCACGGAAAACACCAGTCCATTCAAGAGAAACGG AACTGAAATGGCCATCTGGTACCTACGGCCTTCCAAAGTCCGTGGATGGTTGTCCGTCAGCAGATGGGTTTGAATGGAAGACTGGGTACAGGTTTCACGATACAGAGGACGATGGGACAGAAAATCAGCATTCTGACAGCTTCCACCTGGCGGGTGAATTCAGTGATGTGGGAATAAGACATGAATTTTGCATCAAAACTAGTGAAGATGGCGGAGGAAG GTGGCCAGATGGTAAATACTGCATTTACAAGAAAGGCTTAGACTGTCCCTCTGGTCTTGAAGAAGGTTTCGTCATTTGGGATGACGAAAATAAAGACAATAAGAACTCCAAAAGGGGAGAGTTGCCTGAAGGACTTTTCAACGAAGACACAAAGATCTTCTTTTGCTGCAGCACGTCCGGATCTTCCGGGAAAGAAATCACTTTGCCTAATAAATCTCCATTCTTGCTGTTTGCATACGAGTCTATACTCTGTCAGAAG gtGAAAGGCATGAATGTTATCACAGAGTTCATCAAGTTTGATGATGAGGATAGGGGAAATATAGATTACGAAGGAGGTGAATACCCATACGGTATTCACCGAGACGAGAAGGACCACATGTTCTTTCTCTGTTATTACACGCCAAATAACAAAAATAGGACTGTCGTGCCAG TCCCTAAAGGTAAAGCCACTTCTACGAAATATGTTGTAAAAGCTAAAGTTAAACAGCAAAAGAATGCGAAGCAGgacaaacaagttgataaacTAGAAGAACTTGAAAAACTGCGAAATTCAGAGAAAATGATGGATGAATTCCTGGCCAGCACTGCTCCacacaacaaagaaacaaataaaaatgagaGAACAAAGACCATCATTAAAACAATTAGG GTTCCAGAACATGAGAATACAACCTCGATTGTGGTGACAACAGCTGGCATTGTGCTGGGAATCGTCATCTTAGGAGTTGTTGTGGGCGTTGTAGTGATAAAACATGTCCGTACAAATCAAGAAGGAATCAAGATGGATTCACTTGACGAACAAACTTACACGGCTTCCATTTCCTCACAGAGAGGTAGCTTTACTACTTCAGAAGATGAAGTAGAACTTACGGAAGCTGATTTTGAAGATGAACTTGTTGAGGATCAGTATTTACCTTCCGATTCTGAGCTCAAGTCAGGCCTAGAACTCATGTTTCTTAAACAGCAAAGACATTATTGGACAAGAAAAAAGAATCCTTGA
- the LOC138042703 gene encoding ras-related and estrogen-regulated growth inhibitor-like isoform X2 — MAPPKYAVLKGTAILEKGIELQACKVTYNHTIKLDDEDLTFDIRDSLEKGDTRQVSKDIRWADAFLVVYAVTDRNSFNNAIQLVESIYDRKGTDELHIALLGNKMDLEHFRKVSTMEGQSAAEQLGCMFFEVSASENYNNVQEALNVVFRKVSRHKKFLKQANEKRKSTHPQIEKKKQKFGNSLFNWKTERKRSPRRAETL, encoded by the exons ATGGCTCCCCCAAAATATGCGGTCTTAAAAGGAACTGCCATCCTAGAAAAGGGCATTGAATTACAAGCTTGCA AGGTAACTTACAATCACACCATCAAGCTGGATGATGAGGATCTAACATTTGACATACGTGACTCCCTTGAAAAG GGAGACACTCGTCAAGTTAGCAAGGATATCAGATGGGCTGATGCTTTTCTTGTCGTTTACGCGGTCACCGATAGAAACAGTTTCAACAATGCTATACAACTGGTGGAGTCAATATACGATAGAAAGGGCACAGATGAATTGCATATTGCCTTACTGGGGAATAAGATGGACTTGGAGCACTTTAGAAAAG tGTCTACAATGGAAGGCCAGTCAGCCGCCGAACAGCTTGGTTgcatgttctttgaagtttcTGCCTCGGAGAATTACAATAATGTCCAAGAAGCTCTGAACGTGGTTTTCCGTAAAGTGTCGCGTCACaagaaattcttgaaacaaGCAAACGAAAAACGGAAGAGCACCCATCCACAGATAgagaaaaagaagcaaaaatttGGAAATTCTCTATTTAACTGGAAAACCGAGAGAAAAAGGAGTCCAAGGAGGGCAGAAACGTTATGA
- the LOC138042702 gene encoding kelch-like protein 3: MKQGLICRHNTSAFFEQAEKSSFRTIAMNRASIKSPRGSYQGDLYKRMDEFRRQGILCDTVLVVDGQAFPAHKNVLAASSAYFLGLFTSDMKEKQQTEVKLEGFKSFVMNDLLNYIYTGDVEITEENVKELVFAGDYLIIESLKSKGIFFLEETLSPSNCLSVRAFSEKFDCEELIDKSESFILDNFVAVSKSEEFLHLSFTEVENLISLEDVIVETEEQVYEAVISWVKHDLENRKEEFARLLSKVRLGCMSKYYLVEYVETEELVTGNLECTKLLYEAMKSFALIRAQGQPIDEICKVRSCLDSNVAAIVTIWGPGDELRSSTQCYVPSVNQWFNLAPMLIPRFSHGAVACEGFIYTVGGVSLNGHLSSMERYDYRTNTWAGVAPMAKEISALGVAELNGCLYAVGGWHRGRPLNSVLRYYPSSNIWEAVSPMTTNRGGPCVVSNKFLYAIGGKTENDNTNDPFKYLNTVERYDPRMNTWHETTPMQVQRAYACGVRVRGTLYVVGGTQDDLYSSHSSCEAFDSGNNTWTSIASLCVSRALAGIAFVENKIYVLGGKKNSRERTDKIECYDIELNEWRVVGSVPNCMGGIQCSSVSLSKIFFNSLTKIT; the protein is encoded by the exons ATGAAACAAGGATTGATTTGTCGCCATAACACAAGCGCATTTTTTGAGCAAGCTGAAAAGAGTTCCTTTCGGACAATCGCGATGAACAGGGCAAGCATAAAATCTCCCAGAGGAAGCTACCAAGGTGATCTCTACAAACGAATGGACGAATTTAGACGACAAGGAATTCTGTGTGACACAGTTCTTGTAGTAGATGGACAAGCATTCCCCGCACACAAAAATGTTCTAGCGGCAAGTAGCGCTTATTTTCTTGGTTTGTTTACTTCCGATATGAAAGAAAAGCAGCAGACAGAAGTAAAACTTGAAGGATTCAAATCTTTTGTCATGAATGACTTGCTCAACTATATTTACACCGGCGACGTCGAAATCACTgaagaaaatgtaaaagaacTGGTCTTTGCTGGCGACTATCTTATCATCGAGAGCTTGAAGTCTAAAGGGATTTTTTTCTTAGAGGAGACTTTGAGTCCTTCAAACTGCCTGTCTGTTCGAGCATTCTCGGAAAAATTCGACTGCGAGGAACTGATAGATAAATCGGAGAGTTTTATTCTGGATAATTTCGTAGCTGTTTCGAAATCTGAGGAATTTCTGCATCTCAGCTTCACAGAGGTTGAAAACCTTATTTCTTTAGAAGACGTCATCGTGGAAACCGAAGAGCAAGTCTACGAGGCAGTCATTTCGTGGGTTAAACATGATTTGGAGAACAGAAAAGAGGAATTTGCTCGATTGCTGTCGAAGGTACGACTGGGTTGCATGTCAAAATACTATCTTGTAGAATACGTTGAAACTGAGGAATTAGTTACTGGAAATCTAGAATGCACCAAGCTTCTATATGAAGCGATGAAATCATTTGCCTTAATTAGAGCACAAGGACAACCGATAGACGAAATTTGCAAGGTCCGAAGTTGCCTAGACTCGAATGTAGCGGCCATTGTCACTATATGGGGACCTGGAGACGAGTTACGCTCCTCAACGCAATGTTATGTGCCGTCAGTCAATCAATGGTTCAATTTGGCGCCGATGCTGATTCCTCGCTTTAGCCACGGAGCGGTGGCGTGTGAGGGGTTTATTTACACTGTGGGCGGCGTTTCACTGAATGGGCATTTGTCAAGTATGGAGAGATACGACTACAG AACAAACACGTGGGCCGGAGTTGCTCCAATGGCTAAAGAGATATCTGCTCTTGGTGTGGCTGAACTAAACGGCTGTTTATATGCCGTGGGAGGATGGCACAGAGGAAGACCACTGAACTCAGTACTcag GTACTACCCATCCTCAAACATCTGGGAAGCCGTTTCACCTATGACAACAAACAGAGGGGGCCCTTGTGTTGTGTCCAACAAGTTTCTGTATGCTATTGGTGGTAAAACGGAAAACGATAACACAAATGACCCGTTCAAGTATTTAAACACAGTCGAGAGATACGACCCTAGAATGAACACTTGGCATGAGACCACGCCCATGCAAGTCCAACGTGCATACGCCTGTGGAGTAAGAGTCAGAGGTACCCTGTATGTGGTGGGAGGTACACAAGATGATTTATATTCATCGCATAGCTCGTGTGAAGCTTTTGATAGTGGCAATAACACCTGGACCTCTATTGCTAGTTTGTGCGTATCAAGGGCTTTGGCTGGAATAGCCTTCGTGGAAAATAAGATTTACGTACTGGGAGGAAAGAAGAATTCACGAGAGAGAACAGATAAGATTGAGTGTTATGATATAGAACTGAACGAGTGGAGAGTTGTGGGATCTGTGCCTAACTGCATGGGGGGAATACAATGCTCATCTGTTTCTCTTTCtaagatattttttaattcCCTTACAAAGATAACTTAA